In Sphingomonas sp. LT1P40, the following are encoded in one genomic region:
- a CDS encoding helix-turn-helix transcriptional regulator, giving the protein MANPPISNQIRTLRFMAGEMTQADLGDRVGVTRQTIAAIEQGKYSPTLETAFRIARVFDKPLEEVFQWEEQ; this is encoded by the coding sequence ATGGCTAACCCCCCGATCAGCAACCAGATCCGCACGCTGCGTTTCATGGCGGGCGAAATGACGCAGGCCGATCTCGGCGACCGCGTCGGCGTCACGCGCCAGACCATCGCCGCGATCGAGCAGGGCAAATACTCCCCCACGCTGGAAACCGCTTTCCGCATCGCGCGCGTGTTCGACAAGCCGCTGGAAGAAGTTTTCCAGTGGGAGGAGCAATAG
- the panB gene encoding 3-methyl-2-oxobutanoate hydroxymethyltransferase, whose product MSTTFTIDTATSRATPTPAPMKRLTVPAIQNRKGKEPVVMLTAYTARMAQLLDPHCDMLLVGDSLGQVIYGLPSTLAVTLEMMCAHGAAVVRGSYHAVVIIDMPFGSYEASPEQAFTSASRIMAETGAAGVKLEGGEAMAETVAFLTKRGIPVMGHVGLTPQAVNALGGYGARGRGNAEFAKIIGDAKAIAEAGAFGIVAEGVVETLANEIVAAVSCPVIGIGASAQCDGQVLVTEDMLGLFERTARFVKKYDDMAGRISAAVATYADEVRSRSFPGDEQVYKPKD is encoded by the coding sequence ATGTCCACGACCTTCACGATCGATACCGCCACCAGCCGCGCGACGCCGACCCCGGCACCGATGAAGCGGTTGACTGTTCCTGCGATACAGAACCGCAAGGGGAAGGAGCCGGTGGTGATGCTGACGGCGTACACCGCGCGGATGGCGCAATTGCTTGACCCGCATTGCGACATGCTGCTGGTCGGCGACAGTCTGGGGCAGGTGATTTACGGGCTGCCATCGACGCTGGCGGTGACGCTGGAGATGATGTGCGCGCATGGCGCGGCGGTGGTGCGCGGTAGCTATCACGCGGTGGTCATCATCGACATGCCGTTCGGCAGTTACGAGGCGAGTCCGGAACAGGCGTTCACTTCCGCATCGCGGATCATGGCGGAGACGGGGGCTGCTGGCGTGAAGCTGGAGGGCGGGGAGGCGATGGCGGAGACCGTCGCGTTCCTGACCAAGCGTGGCATTCCGGTGATGGGGCATGTCGGGTTGACGCCACAGGCGGTGAACGCGCTGGGCGGCTATGGCGCGCGGGGGCGGGGCAATGCCGAGTTCGCCAAGATCATCGGCGATGCCAAGGCGATTGCCGAGGCGGGCGCGTTCGGGATCGTTGCCGAGGGCGTGGTCGAGACGCTGGCGAACGAGATCGTCGCGGCGGTGTCGTGCCCCGTGATCGGAATCGGGGCGTCCGCGCAGTGCGACGGACAGGTGCTGGTGACCGAGGACATGCTGGGCCTGTTCGAGCGGACGGCGCGCTTTGTGAAGAAGTATGATGATATGGCGGGCCGCATTTCCGCCGCGGTTGCGACCTATGCGGACGAGGTGCGCAGCCGGAGCTTTCCCGGCGACGAACAGGTCTATAAGCCCAAGGATTGA
- a CDS encoding tetratricopeptide repeat protein: protein MALSPNSNDAFLREVDEELRKDQALHIWQNYGRWIIAAIVAGLIAFGGWLYWQSHSEERQGVQGDKYQAAFKSLTQNKAAEAEAPLKELAASGSAGFGTVARFTQADVLLQKNDLKGGAAILGAIAADRKVPQEFRDLALVRQTSVEYDSLKPEQVVERLKGLAVKDNAWFGSAGEMVAAAYLRQNKRTDAGKMYGELAKDEGVPRAIRQRAVQMAGVLGVDAIVDEGEDKKAK from the coding sequence TTGGCGCTGAGCCCCAACAGCAACGACGCATTTCTGCGTGAAGTCGATGAAGAGCTTCGCAAGGATCAGGCGCTGCACATCTGGCAGAATTACGGACGCTGGATCATCGCGGCGATCGTCGCCGGGCTGATCGCGTTCGGCGGCTGGCTTTACTGGCAGAGCCATAGCGAAGAGCGGCAGGGTGTGCAGGGCGACAAATATCAGGCGGCGTTCAAATCGCTGACCCAGAACAAGGCGGCCGAGGCGGAAGCGCCGCTGAAGGAACTGGCGGCGTCGGGATCGGCCGGGTTCGGCACGGTGGCGCGCTTTACGCAAGCCGATGTGCTGTTGCAGAAGAACGACCTGAAGGGCGGCGCGGCGATTCTGGGCGCGATCGCGGCCGATAGGAAGGTGCCGCAGGAATTCCGCGACCTGGCGCTGGTTCGCCAGACCAGTGTCGAATATGATTCGCTGAAGCCCGAACAGGTGGTCGAACGCCTGAAAGGGCTGGCGGTGAAGGACAATGCGTGGTTCGGCAGCGCGGGCGAAATGGTCGCCGCAGCCTATCTGCGACAGAATAAACGCACGGACGCCGGCAAGATGTACGGCGAACTGGCGAAGGATGAGGGCGTGCCGCGGGCAATCCGGCAACGCGCGGTTCAGATGGCGGGCGTACTAGGCGTCGATGCGATCGTGGACGAGGGTGAGGACAAGAAGGCGAAATGA